The Benincasa hispida cultivar B227 chromosome 9, ASM972705v1, whole genome shotgun sequence genome has a segment encoding these proteins:
- the LOC120086290 gene encoding putative tRNA (cytidine(34)-2'-O)-methyltransferase isoform X1: MPLMDTATVTLRTLNPFPPFQLRSSRPHHLLRPHCFSHFTNKQHNPSSSSSFHRLLPFCSLFWFCCVNGAAERVEGSGSLPSGVGEAVNGVSQPKLLQVVLVSPLIPGNTGSIARTCAASAVGLHLVGPLGFKVDDTKLKRAGLDYWPYVVVKIHHTWADFRDYFMKQEGEKRLLAFTKRGTTLHSDFSYKRGDYLLFGSETSGLPAEALEDCKNQPFGGGTLRIPMVETYVRCLNLSVSVGIAIYEASRQLNYEQLQQVGSESCTGNEQSIITEDLFA, translated from the exons ATGCCATTAATGGACACAGCAACAGTCACTCTCAGAACTTTAAACCCATTTCCCCCTTTTCAACTACGCTCATCGAGGCCTCATCATCTTCTTCGCCCTCACTGCTTCTCCCATTTCACCAACAAACAGCACAatccatcttcttcctcctccttcCACCGGCTTCTCCCCTTCTGCTCCTTAT TTTGGTTTTGCTGTGTTAATGGCGCAGCTGAAAGAGTGGAGGGTTCTGGTTCCCTTCCGAGTGGTGTTGGTGAGGCCGTTAATGGGGTTTCCCAGCCAAAGCTTCTTCAAGTTGTATTAGTTTCTCCCTTG ATTCCTGGGAACACTGGTAGCATTGCCAGAACATGTGCGGCATCAGCTGTTGGACTACATCTAGTTGGG CCATTGGGATTTAAGGTAGATGACACGAAGTTAAAGCGGGCTGGTTTGGATTATTGGCC ATACGTCGTCGTTAAAATTCATCACACGTGGGCAGACTTTCGAGACTACTTTATGAAACAG GAAGGAGAAAAGCGGCTGCTAGCATTTACAAAGAGAGGAACTACACTTCACTCG GATTTTTCATACAAGCGGGGCGATTACTTGTTGTTTGGCTCGGAAACTAGTGGCTTACCAGCCGAAGCTCTTGAGGACTGCAAAAACCAGCCATTTGGGGGAGGGACTTTAAGAATTCCAATGGTTGAAACTTATGTTAGATGCCTCAATCTCTCGGTAAGTGTTGGTATTGCCATATATGAAGCTTCAAGACAACTAAATTACGAGCAACTACAGCAGGTTGGATCAGAGAGTTGTACTGGCAATGAACAATCTATCATTACAGAAGATCTTTTTGCTTGA
- the LOC120086290 gene encoding putative tRNA (cytidine(34)-2'-O)-methyltransferase isoform X2, whose translation MPLMDTATVTLRTLNPFPPFQLRSSRPHHLLRPHCFSHFTNKQHNPSSSSSFHRLLPFCSLSERVEGSGSLPSGVGEAVNGVSQPKLLQVVLVSPLIPGNTGSIARTCAASAVGLHLVGPLGFKVDDTKLKRAGLDYWPYVVVKIHHTWADFRDYFMKQEGEKRLLAFTKRGTTLHSDFSYKRGDYLLFGSETSGLPAEALEDCKNQPFGGGTLRIPMVETYVRCLNLSVSVGIAIYEASRQLNYEQLQQVGSESCTGNEQSIITEDLFA comes from the exons ATGCCATTAATGGACACAGCAACAGTCACTCTCAGAACTTTAAACCCATTTCCCCCTTTTCAACTACGCTCATCGAGGCCTCATCATCTTCTTCGCCCTCACTGCTTCTCCCATTTCACCAACAAACAGCACAatccatcttcttcctcctccttcCACCGGCTTCTCCCCTTCTGCTCCTTAT CTGAAAGAGTGGAGGGTTCTGGTTCCCTTCCGAGTGGTGTTGGTGAGGCCGTTAATGGGGTTTCCCAGCCAAAGCTTCTTCAAGTTGTATTAGTTTCTCCCTTG ATTCCTGGGAACACTGGTAGCATTGCCAGAACATGTGCGGCATCAGCTGTTGGACTACATCTAGTTGGG CCATTGGGATTTAAGGTAGATGACACGAAGTTAAAGCGGGCTGGTTTGGATTATTGGCC ATACGTCGTCGTTAAAATTCATCACACGTGGGCAGACTTTCGAGACTACTTTATGAAACAG GAAGGAGAAAAGCGGCTGCTAGCATTTACAAAGAGAGGAACTACACTTCACTCG GATTTTTCATACAAGCGGGGCGATTACTTGTTGTTTGGCTCGGAAACTAGTGGCTTACCAGCCGAAGCTCTTGAGGACTGCAAAAACCAGCCATTTGGGGGAGGGACTTTAAGAATTCCAATGGTTGAAACTTATGTTAGATGCCTCAATCTCTCGGTAAGTGTTGGTATTGCCATATATGAAGCTTCAAGACAACTAAATTACGAGCAACTACAGCAGGTTGGATCAGAGAGTTGTACTGGCAATGAACAATCTATCATTACAGAAGATCTTTTTGCTTGA